From Streptosporangium album, the proteins below share one genomic window:
- a CDS encoding glycosyltransferase gives MTVLAAGLALLASLFFALGAALQQFEAAGTAQATLRHLIRRPRWLLAGKGFTRPVEPVSCGIDLGRFQPGDVKALARHLDDLLRSPGLRATMGAASRAIALTHDHQASLARFEAIYRKVAR, from the coding sequence ATGACTGTACTGGCGGCAGGCCTGGCCTTGCTGGCATCGCTGTTCTTCGCACTCGGCGCCGCACTGCAGCAGTTCGAGGCGGCCGGTACGGCTCAGGCCACTCTGCGTCACCTGATCCGACGTCCGCGATGGCTGCTCGCCGGCAAGGGTTTCACCCGTCCGGTGGAGCCGGTCTCGTGCGGCATCGACCTCGGCAGGTTCCAGCCGGGTGACGTCAAGGCGCTGGCCCGCCACCTCGACGACCTGCTCCGCTCCCCCGGCCTGCGCGCCACCATGGGCGCGGCGAGCCGCGCGATCGCACTGACCCACGACCACCAGGCATCCCTCGCCCGGTTCGAGGCGATCTACCGGAAGGTGGCGCGATGA
- a CDS encoding lipocalin-like domain-containing protein translates to MNLVGAWRLVEWRTTRAGGRTSHPFGRDAVGLLCYTPDGYVSVTVARAGRPPLPGAVPRQAPLQTRAEAFASFFCYSGRYEVRDGQVVHDVEVALNPSFTGTIQIREMNFDGDRLVLAAAEEGRWHTLIWRRA, encoded by the coding sequence ATGAATCTGGTCGGAGCCTGGCGGCTGGTCGAGTGGCGGACCACTCGTGCGGGCGGTCGAACCTCCCACCCTTTCGGCCGCGACGCGGTGGGGCTGCTCTGCTACACCCCCGACGGCTATGTGAGCGTGACCGTCGCGAGGGCCGGGCGCCCGCCGCTGCCCGGAGCCGTCCCCCGGCAGGCCCCGCTCCAGACGCGGGCCGAGGCCTTCGCGTCGTTCTTCTGCTATTCGGGCCGCTACGAGGTCCGTGACGGCCAGGTGGTCCACGATGTCGAGGTGGCACTCAACCCGTCCTTCACCGGCACCATCCAGATCCGCGAGATGAACTTCGACGGTGACCGGCTCGTCCTGGCCGCCGCCGAGGAGGGCAGGTGGCACACCCTGATCTGGAGGCGGGCCTGA
- a CDS encoding DUF998 domain-containing protein, which produces MSEDQVRRWPGMAGAAAAMALTAYAHLAAAGTVDPLTGPVSDYALLDASAWAMAGGTITLAMSAIWVAYGLTRVDPARSAAARVLLVAGALGLLLTAVFPAGTASGVTSAAGEIHRWSAAVVFTALPCAGWMLGRRFRIPALSAVSAASAALLAVFLAAHPGSPTADLVNGPGYYGLVERLLMLSEMALILLSARSAGRRPALPAGLRGAVVAVPAQRTA; this is translated from the coding sequence ATGAGCGAGGACCAGGTACGGCGCTGGCCCGGGATGGCCGGCGCGGCCGCCGCCATGGCCCTGACGGCCTACGCGCACCTCGCCGCCGCCGGCACGGTGGACCCGCTGACCGGCCCGGTCAGCGACTACGCGCTGCTCGACGCCAGCGCGTGGGCGATGGCCGGCGGCACGATCACCCTGGCCATGAGCGCGATATGGGTCGCGTACGGCCTGACGCGGGTGGACCCGGCGCGGAGCGCCGCGGCGCGTGTGCTGCTCGTCGCGGGAGCGCTGGGGCTCCTGCTCACCGCGGTGTTCCCCGCCGGTACGGCCTCCGGTGTCACCTCGGCCGCCGGGGAGATCCACCGCTGGTCGGCGGCGGTGGTCTTCACCGCGCTGCCCTGCGCGGGCTGGATGCTGGGCCGCCGGTTCCGGATCCCGGCGCTGTCGGCCGTCAGCGCGGCGTCGGCGGCGCTCCTGGCCGTGTTCCTGGCGGCGCACCCCGGGTCGCCGACCGCGGACCTGGTCAACGGTCCCGGCTACTACGGCCTGGTCGAACGCCTGTTGATGCTCAGCGAGATGGCCCTGATCCTCCTGTCCGCCCGGAGCGCGGGGAGGCGCCCGGCTCTCCCTGCCGGTCTTCGGGGTGCCGTGGTGGCGGTTCCCGCGCAGCGGACCGCATGA
- a CDS encoding MFS transporter — MPPSTGTRTYAWSSGSAEAASYGLRTPAGCDPCACPRSPPCQRHRGRGRSTFPARLPSYGRAEDLAGIIIVLIIAGSAAFAGYEAVKRLINPQDVQALGFPLADPIVGLLITVAILFVLRDAAREIYHRLMDAVDPKLVAQAGHILTQVPEVERVGSVRLRWLGHVLRAEVDIVVRHDLSLLQAHAVAVEAEHRLIHDLPRLRAATVHADPDGPAGTDHHAVLPTHRQHGRKARSGRIVGSMCEHHPFAGVHGGNELLRALPKAARALMWVRILNALGAYALSFLAVLAGPELAPVALAVFGVTALASRWAGAFLLDRFSPRGVLAAGLAATGLALIALTLAQGPAQVLAAIALVGLAFELYEPASQELLARASSGEQRHATYAVMGVVLSAGGAAAGLLAAVLLPLGVRWLVAVDALTCLMAAAVAVVFLPREDGARGARGARRDTVGGRWRPPAALMRLTVAGTAFAVGYLAVMMYLPLALLERGAPAWVPGLTLAGAAILAPLALWAARRLLAGRAHGVILGVGTLLLAGLALVMALTTSTPLTIASYLACTAVNSVLLGRWQSVVADAAPEPDRPRWFAFQGSSWGVAQPAVPPLAALAGGVVGTAGAGAFLAAGVAFLLVPFILRRVTT, encoded by the coding sequence TTGCCGCCGAGTACGGGGACGAGAACGTACGCCTGGTCGTCTGGTTCGGCTGAGGCCGCTTCCTACGGCCTGCGAACCCCAGCCGGTTGTGATCCCTGCGCTTGCCCTCGATCACCTCCATGCCAGCGTCATCGAGGAAGAGGAAGAAGTACTTTTCCCGCAAGGCTCCCCAGCTACGGCAGGGCCGAAGACCTGGCGGGGATCATCATCGTGTTGATCATCGCGGGCTCGGCCGCGTTCGCCGGGTACGAGGCCGTCAAGCGCCTGATCAACCCCCAAGACGTCCAAGCGCTCGGCTTCCCGCTCGCCGACCCGATCGTCGGCCTGCTGATCACTGTGGCGATCTTGTTTGTCCTGCGTGACGCGGCCCGCGAGATCTATCACCGGCTCATGGACGCGGTCGACCCCAAGCTGGTCGCGCAGGCCGGGCACATCCTCACCCAGGTGCCCGAGGTCGAGCGGGTCGGTTCGGTACGGCTGCGCTGGCTCGGTCACGTGCTACGGGCCGAGGTCGACATCGTGGTGCGTCACGACCTTTCGCTCCTGCAGGCGCACGCCGTGGCCGTGGAGGCCGAGCATCGGCTCATCCACGACCTGCCGCGGCTGCGCGCCGCCACCGTGCACGCCGATCCCGACGGTCCGGCCGGCACTGACCATCATGCCGTCCTCCCCACTCATCGGCAGCACGGGCGAAAGGCCAGGTCAGGCCGCATTGTCGGTAGCATGTGCGAACATCACCCCTTTGCCGGCGTCCACGGGGGGAACGAGTTGCTGAGAGCATTGCCGAAGGCGGCCAGGGCGCTGATGTGGGTGCGGATCCTCAACGCGCTCGGCGCCTACGCGCTGTCGTTCCTGGCGGTGCTGGCCGGGCCGGAGCTCGCCCCGGTGGCGTTGGCCGTGTTCGGGGTCACGGCGCTGGCCTCGCGCTGGGCGGGGGCGTTCCTGCTGGATCGTTTCTCCCCCCGCGGCGTGCTGGCCGCCGGGCTGGCCGCGACCGGCCTGGCGTTGATCGCGCTGACGCTGGCGCAGGGCCCGGCGCAGGTGCTGGCCGCGATCGCGCTGGTCGGGCTCGCCTTCGAGCTGTATGAGCCGGCCAGCCAGGAACTGCTGGCACGGGCGAGCTCGGGCGAGCAGCGCCACGCGACGTACGCGGTGATGGGGGTGGTGCTGTCGGCGGGCGGAGCGGCGGCGGGGCTGCTGGCGGCGGTGTTGCTACCGCTGGGGGTGCGCTGGCTGGTGGCCGTCGACGCGCTCACCTGCCTGATGGCGGCCGCCGTGGCGGTGGTGTTCCTGCCACGTGAAGACGGCGCGCGCGGCGCGCGCGGCGCGCGGCGCGACACAGTGGGCGGCCGCTGGCGCCCGCCGGCGGCGCTGATGCGCCTGACCGTGGCGGGCACCGCGTTCGCGGTGGGCTACCTGGCGGTGATGATGTACCTGCCGCTGGCCCTGCTGGAGCGGGGTGCACCGGCCTGGGTTCCCGGTCTGACACTGGCAGGCGCCGCAATACTGGCGCCACTTGCCCTGTGGGCGGCCAGGCGGCTGCTGGCCGGACGCGCCCACGGGGTGATCCTCGGCGTGGGGACGCTGCTGCTGGCCGGGCTCGCGCTCGTCATGGCCCTGACCACCAGCACCCCGCTCACCATCGCCTCCTATCTGGCCTGCACCGCGGTCAACAGCGTGCTGCTCGGCCGCTGGCAGTCGGTGGTCGCCGACGCCGCCCCAGAACCCGATCGGCCGCGCTGGTTCGCCTTTCAGGGATCGTCATGGGGTGTGGCTCAACCCGCGGTCCCGCCGCTGGCCGCGCTGGCCGGCGGAGTCGTGGGCACTGCGGGGGCCGGCGCCTTCCTGGCCGCGGGTGTGGCGTTCCTGCTCGTGCCGTTCATCTTGCGACGCGTCACGACGTGA
- a CDS encoding DedA family protein: MTQAILDTLHDVMTSPWIYPALFALAMLDGFFPVVPAETSVITVGVFAASTGAPDLGLVIVVAALGAFAGDHVSYAIGRTAGSRLRGGRRSGKAFAWAERALAERGGLVLVVARYIPGGRTACTLTMGAVTYPRRSFALFDGVAAVSWALYSALIGYVGGAAFENDPVKGLLLGLGIALSITAVVEMVRHVRRRRTAGEPALAGPRD; the protein is encoded by the coding sequence GTGACACAGGCCATTCTGGACACCCTGCATGATGTGATGACATCACCCTGGATCTATCCGGCGCTGTTCGCGCTGGCGATGCTCGACGGGTTCTTCCCTGTGGTGCCCGCCGAGACGTCCGTCATCACGGTGGGCGTGTTCGCCGCCTCCACCGGCGCGCCGGACCTCGGGCTGGTGATCGTGGTGGCGGCGCTGGGCGCGTTCGCGGGCGACCATGTCTCCTACGCCATCGGGCGCACCGCCGGCAGCCGGCTGCGCGGGGGCAGGCGGAGCGGCAAGGCCTTCGCCTGGGCGGAGAGGGCGCTGGCCGAGCGGGGCGGGCTGGTCCTGGTGGTGGCCCGCTACATTCCGGGCGGCCGTACCGCCTGCACCCTCACCATGGGGGCGGTCACCTACCCCCGGCGCTCGTTCGCTCTCTTCGACGGCGTCGCCGCCGTCTCCTGGGCGCTCTACTCGGCGCTGATCGGCTATGTGGGCGGCGCGGCCTTCGAGAACGACCCGGTCAAGGGTCTGCTGCTCGGCCTGGGCATCGCTCTGTCGATCACCGCGGTGGTCGAGATGGTCCGGCATGTGCGGCGCCGCCGTACCGCCGGGGAGCCGGCCCTCGCCGGCCCGCGTGACTGA
- a CDS encoding acyl-ACP desaturase — protein sequence MREFSQTELLLELEPVVAGELDRHHKVAKEWFPHEYVPWSQGRDYDGVFDGEAWVETDSKLPEEARVSLIVNLLTEDNLPSYHHEIATAFGRDAAWGTWVHRWTAEEGRHGTAIRDYLTVTRAVDPVALERARMLHMGEGFTNSYEGVLHSLAYVSFQELATRISHRNTGRASQDPNCERLLARIAADENLHMLFYRNLLNAAFQLAPGQTMRAVTDVVTTFQMPGTGIEGFTRKAMTIANAGIYDLRLHLDDVLMPVLRQWAVFDMKDLDADGEKAREELSDFLARLEVSASRFVERREARRARQAAGA from the coding sequence ATGCGAGAGTTCAGTCAGACCGAGCTGCTGCTTGAACTTGAACCCGTCGTCGCCGGAGAGCTGGACCGGCACCACAAAGTCGCCAAGGAGTGGTTTCCGCACGAGTACGTCCCGTGGTCCCAGGGCAGGGACTACGACGGCGTCTTCGACGGCGAGGCGTGGGTCGAGACCGACTCCAAGCTCCCCGAAGAGGCGCGGGTCTCCCTCATCGTCAACCTGCTGACCGAGGACAACCTCCCCAGCTACCACCATGAGATCGCCACCGCCTTCGGCCGCGACGCCGCCTGGGGCACCTGGGTCCACCGGTGGACCGCCGAGGAGGGCCGCCACGGCACCGCCATCCGCGACTATCTGACGGTCACCCGCGCGGTCGACCCGGTCGCCCTGGAGCGTGCCCGCATGCTGCACATGGGAGAGGGGTTCACCAACTCCTACGAGGGCGTGCTCCACTCGCTGGCCTACGTCTCCTTCCAGGAGCTGGCCACCCGCATCTCGCACCGCAACACCGGCAGGGCCTCCCAGGACCCGAACTGCGAGCGCCTGCTCGCCAGGATCGCCGCCGACGAGAACCTGCACATGCTCTTCTACCGCAACCTGCTCAACGCGGCCTTCCAGCTCGCTCCGGGCCAGACGATGCGCGCCGTCACCGATGTGGTGACCACCTTCCAGATGCCCGGCACCGGGATCGAGGGGTTCACCCGCAAGGCGATGACCATCGCCAACGCCGGAATCTACGACCTGCGCCTGCACCTCGACGACGTCCTGATGCCCGTCCTGCGCCAGTGGGCCGTCTTCGACATGAAGGACCTGGACGCCGACGGTGAGAAGGCCCGCGAGGAGCTGTCGGACTTCCTCGCCCGCCTGGAGGTCTCCGCCTCCCGCTTCGTCGAGCGCCGCGAGGCCCGCCGCGCCCGCCAGGCCGCCGGCGCCTGA
- a CDS encoding NAD(P)/FAD-dependent oxidoreductase gives MTTKQTFVIVGASLAGAKAAQTLREEGFEGRVVLVGAETERPYERPPLSKGYLVGKEERDKIYVHDAGWYAENAVELLLGRRVTGIDRAGRQVELDDGRRLGYDRLLLAPGSSPRPLDVPGADLDGVHYLRTVGDSERLREAIRGGGRVVVAGAGWIGMETAAAARSYGCEVTVVGSQPAPLQSSLGPEMGAFFAEVHRGRGADVRLGRKVTGIAGDGRVRAVTTDDGVEIPADVVIVGAGVRPNTELAEQAGLAVDNGIVVDASLRTGDPDIYAAGDVANAFNPLYGTRIRVEHWANALNGGQAAARAMLGQEVVYDRPPYFFTDQYDVGMEFSGWFAPGGYDSVVTRGDLEAQAFYAFWLAGGRVVAGMHVNQWDDGIGPVQDLIRGGGRVDPARLADPSVPLADLAKG, from the coding sequence GTGTTGGTCGGCGCCGAGACCGAACGCCCCTACGAGCGGCCTCCGCTGTCGAAGGGCTACCTGGTCGGCAAGGAGGAGAGGGACAAGATCTACGTCCATGACGCGGGCTGGTATGCGGAGAACGCCGTCGAACTGCTGCTCGGGCGACGTGTGACGGGCATCGACCGGGCCGGGCGCCAGGTGGAGCTCGACGACGGCCGGCGGCTCGGCTATGACAGGCTGCTGCTCGCCCCCGGCTCCTCCCCCCGCCCTCTCGACGTGCCCGGCGCGGACCTGGACGGCGTGCACTACCTGCGCACCGTCGGCGACTCGGAGCGGTTGCGCGAGGCGATCCGCGGCGGCGGCAGGGTCGTCGTGGCGGGCGCCGGGTGGATCGGGATGGAGACCGCCGCCGCAGCCCGGAGCTACGGCTGCGAGGTGACCGTCGTCGGGTCGCAGCCGGCGCCGCTGCAGTCGTCGCTCGGCCCGGAGATGGGTGCCTTCTTCGCGGAGGTGCACCGGGGACGGGGGGCCGACGTACGGCTCGGCCGGAAGGTGACCGGGATCGCCGGTGACGGCCGCGTCCGGGCGGTGACTACCGACGACGGCGTCGAGATCCCGGCGGACGTGGTGATCGTGGGTGCCGGCGTGCGCCCCAACACCGAGCTCGCCGAGCAGGCGGGACTGGCCGTGGACAACGGGATCGTCGTCGACGCGTCACTGCGCACCGGCGACCCCGACATCTATGCGGCGGGTGATGTGGCCAACGCCTTCAACCCGCTGTACGGCACCCGGATCCGCGTCGAACACTGGGCCAACGCGCTCAACGGCGGCCAGGCCGCGGCCAGGGCCATGCTCGGCCAGGAGGTCGTCTACGACCGGCCGCCCTACTTCTTCACCGACCAGTACGACGTCGGCATGGAGTTCTCCGGCTGGTTCGCACCCGGTGGGTACGACTCCGTCGTCACCCGCGGTGACCTGGAGGCGCAGGCCTTCTACGCCTTCTGGCTCGCGGGCGGCCGTGTCGTGGCGGGGATGCACGTCAACCAGTGGGACGACGGCATCGGCCCGGTCCAGGACCTGATCCGCGGCGGCGGCCGGGTCGACCCCGCCCGGCTCGCCGACCCCTCGGTGCCGTTGGCCGACCTGGCCAAGGGCTGA
- a CDS encoding MFS transporter — protein MKSYFAVLGSPGAWRFLVPAFVARLPYAMLQLGVLLLVQWSTGSYGVAGVAAAAAAVSQAVVGPQTGRLADRYGQPRVLVPQVGVHAVALGVLLALAASHAPALSLVVLSALAGASMPQVGSMVRVRWAHLLGGSGRLGTAFAVESITDELTFTLAPVLLVAVSTGFSPVWALLAALVMVVAGTLVFAAVGEGAPEPMPVRVRSQRGVLRLRGMAVLASAFVALGTVFGSLQVGITSSTAALGQASAAGPIYATFSGASVAGGVLYGVVGWRIGAPVRLAATVGLLSAATAALTLAGSIPMLYGGAAVAGLVIAPAVITGYTLVETLVPAEVRTEAFTWLNGSVGLGIAAGAAVAGQLVDRSDPSAAFLVPPVTTGLVALLILTFLRSLKPATGRSRAHEPAPIA, from the coding sequence ATGAAGTCCTACTTCGCCGTGCTCGGCTCACCTGGTGCCTGGCGTTTCCTCGTCCCCGCATTCGTGGCGCGCCTGCCGTACGCCATGTTGCAGCTCGGCGTCCTCCTGCTGGTGCAGTGGTCCACCGGCTCCTACGGCGTGGCGGGGGTCGCGGCCGCGGCGGCCGCGGTCTCCCAGGCGGTCGTCGGCCCGCAGACGGGGCGGCTCGCCGACCGGTACGGCCAGCCGAGGGTGCTGGTCCCGCAGGTCGGGGTGCACGCCGTCGCGCTGGGCGTCCTGCTGGCGCTCGCCGCCTCGCACGCCCCGGCGCTCTCGCTGGTGGTCCTCTCGGCGCTGGCCGGCGCCTCGATGCCGCAGGTCGGCTCGATGGTCCGGGTCCGCTGGGCGCACCTGCTCGGCGGCTCCGGCAGGCTCGGTACGGCCTTCGCCGTCGAGTCCATCACCGACGAGCTGACCTTCACCCTCGCCCCGGTGCTGCTGGTGGCGGTCTCGACCGGTTTCTCGCCCGTCTGGGCGCTGCTGGCGGCGCTGGTCATGGTCGTGGCGGGGACGCTGGTGTTCGCCGCGGTCGGCGAGGGCGCCCCCGAGCCGATGCCGGTCCGGGTCCGCTCCCAGAGGGGGGTGCTGCGGCTGCGCGGCATGGCCGTGCTCGCGTCGGCCTTCGTCGCGCTCGGCACCGTCTTCGGCAGCCTCCAGGTCGGCATCACCTCCTCCACCGCCGCGCTCGGCCAGGCTTCCGCGGCCGGTCCGATCTACGCGACCTTCTCCGGCGCCAGCGTCGCCGGAGGCGTCCTCTACGGCGTCGTCGGCTGGCGGATCGGCGCCCCTGTCCGGCTGGCGGCCACCGTCGGCCTGCTCTCCGCCGCCACCGCCGCACTGACCCTCGCCGGTTCCATCCCCATGCTGTACGGCGGGGCGGCCGTGGCCGGTCTCGTCATCGCCCCCGCCGTCATCACCGGCTACACCCTGGTCGAGACCCTGGTGCCCGCCGAGGTCAGGACTGAGGCGTTCACCTGGCTCAACGGCTCGGTCGGCCTGGGCATCGCCGCCGGCGCGGCCGTCGCCGGCCAGCTCGTGGACCGCTCCGACCCCAGCGCGGCCTTCCTGGTCCCGCCGGTCACCACCGGCCTCGTGGCCCTGCTGATCCTGACCTTCCTGCGCAGCCTGAAGCCCGCAACCGGCCGGTCGCGGGCCCACGAACCGGCCCCCATCGCCTGA
- a CDS encoding sensor histidine kinase yields MRWIRRSSRREALRDLLLWALLCLSAVLAPVTPPWWEPSGGWAAWAAVAGAVVLGGAVLVSRRSPLAGMLIVLAVGSWSVGEGLATVQIWRLDGLVTLGPLNGFTPAIVVLSWLTGRRAARSRPAALAFTAILGTGTALTLVTSCGPRPDPVTSHFWFPLLSGILLSALLPWGVGRLRWQRVEQRAREQRLIAGQAQLHERNRIAQDMHDSLGHDLALIALRAAALEMAPDLAERHRRAAGELREAAADTTERLRRVIGVLREGERAPLTPPQESVAEIVERARESGVRVELTGEESLRDRTACRVVQEALTNATKHAPGSPVTVQVLRTSAEITVTVTNRAAPTPPGRPRGGGLGLVGLHERVRLAGGTFTSGWTGGRFRVVASFPPDGLPRETEDLPLKDGAT; encoded by the coding sequence ATGAGGTGGATCCGGCGGTCAAGCCGGCGGGAGGCGCTGCGCGACCTGCTGCTCTGGGCACTGTTGTGCCTGTCGGCGGTCCTGGCTCCGGTGACTCCTCCCTGGTGGGAGCCGTCCGGCGGCTGGGCGGCATGGGCGGCCGTCGCCGGGGCGGTCGTGCTGGGAGGCGCCGTGCTCGTGAGCCGCAGGTCGCCGCTGGCGGGCATGCTGATCGTCCTGGCAGTGGGGTCGTGGAGCGTCGGTGAGGGCCTGGCCACCGTCCAGATCTGGAGGCTCGACGGTCTGGTCACGCTGGGCCCCCTGAACGGGTTCACGCCCGCGATCGTCGTGCTCTCCTGGCTGACCGGCCGCCGGGCGGCCAGGTCGCGCCCCGCGGCACTGGCCTTCACCGCGATTCTGGGCACGGGCACGGCCCTGACCCTGGTCACCTCCTGCGGCCCGCGACCCGACCCCGTGACCTCGCACTTCTGGTTCCCCCTCCTGTCCGGCATCCTGCTGTCCGCCCTCCTGCCGTGGGGAGTCGGCCGGCTGCGCTGGCAGAGGGTGGAGCAGCGCGCCCGTGAGCAGCGTCTGATCGCCGGTCAGGCGCAGCTCCACGAGCGCAACCGCATCGCCCAGGACATGCACGACTCCCTCGGTCACGATCTCGCGCTCATCGCGCTGCGCGCCGCAGCCCTGGAGATGGCGCCCGACCTGGCCGAACGGCATCGCAGGGCCGCCGGGGAGCTCCGTGAGGCCGCCGCCGACACCACCGAACGCCTGCGCAGGGTCATCGGCGTGCTCCGCGAGGGTGAACGGGCGCCGCTGACCCCGCCGCAGGAGAGCGTCGCCGAGATCGTCGAGCGGGCCAGGGAGTCGGGCGTCCGGGTGGAACTGACCGGCGAGGAGTCGCTCCGGGACCGTACGGCGTGCCGGGTCGTCCAGGAGGCGCTGACCAACGCGACCAAACACGCTCCCGGCTCTCCGGTGACGGTCCAGGTCCTCCGGACCTCCGCCGAGATCACGGTGACCGTGACCAATCGGGCGGCCCCGACGCCGCCCGGCCGTCCCCGCGGCGGCGGGCTGGGCCTGGTGGGGCTGCACGAGCGGGTACGGCTCGCGGGCGGTACGTTCACGTCGGGATGGACGGGCGGCCGCTTCCGGGTCGTGGCGAGCTTCCCTCCGGATGGCCTCCCCCGAGAGACGGAAGATCTTCCCCTGAAGGACGGAGCAACGTGA
- a CDS encoding VC0807 family protein: MSHVPVALPRLTVLARQAVPKILEGVIAPLAVFYAALAVLGERGALITAVSWVYAGVGWRLIRRVPVPGTMVLAAIAITLRALIGLWTGSMKFFLLQPELGTICISMVFLASVRLNRPLVQKLTLDYIHLPTAVLKHERVRRFFARITLLWAFVLLTNSAVSIWLLVHQSVGTYLLVRTSVVALISGLAVAVSVYAFRRVLRRLHHDQAPALTSAPA; this comes from the coding sequence ATGAGCCATGTACCCGTCGCCCTCCCCCGTCTCACCGTCCTGGCCCGGCAGGCGGTGCCGAAGATCCTTGAGGGCGTCATCGCCCCCCTCGCCGTCTTCTACGCCGCGCTGGCCGTCCTCGGTGAGCGCGGCGCGCTCATCACTGCGGTGAGCTGGGTGTACGCAGGGGTGGGATGGCGGCTGATCCGCCGGGTCCCGGTCCCCGGGACGATGGTCCTCGCCGCCATCGCGATCACCCTGCGGGCGCTGATAGGGCTGTGGACCGGGAGCATGAAGTTCTTCCTCCTCCAGCCCGAGCTGGGGACGATCTGCATCAGCATGGTCTTCCTGGCCTCGGTGCGGCTGAACCGCCCGCTGGTGCAGAAGCTGACCCTCGACTACATCCACCTGCCCACGGCGGTGCTGAAGCACGAGCGGGTCCGCCGTTTCTTCGCCCGGATCACCCTGCTGTGGGCCTTCGTGCTGCTGACCAACTCCGCGGTGAGCATCTGGCTCCTGGTCCACCAGTCGGTCGGCACCTATCTGCTGGTCCGCACCTCGGTCGTCGCCCTGATCAGCGGCCTGGCGGTGGCCGTGTCGGTCTACGCCTTCCGCCGTGTCCTGCGCCGCCTGCACCACGACCAGGCTCCCGCCCTCACCTCCGCCCCCGCCTAG
- a CDS encoding HARBI1 family protein: MLDVRRETALHLSHLLQQHRQMIGTRRNRRALSCFKQAVMVLRWFLNGTRIKQLTCDNHIGRSTAYRLLHEGIDVLAAQAPDLKTALESAAKAGLTHLNLDGTLIYTDRISTSGPNGADLYWSGKHKHHGGNVQVVSTPDGWPIWVSAVRPGREHDMTCARTHGLLEDLSLTATETGLITLTDLGYEGAREVFRMPFKKPKDGELTEAQRAFNQLIRGIHGIGERANTLLKTTFKALRRVSLDPSRITQIAAAALVLLQLEHGRIV, translated from the coding sequence GTGCTCGACGTCCGCCGGGAGACCGCGCTACACCTGTCGCACCTGCTCCAGCAGCACCGACAGATGATCGGCACGCGCAGGAACCGGCGAGCGCTGAGTTGCTTCAAGCAGGCCGTGATGGTGCTCCGGTGGTTTCTCAATGGCACCCGCATCAAGCAGCTGACCTGTGACAACCACATCGGTAGATCGACGGCCTACCGGCTGCTGCACGAGGGCATCGATGTCCTGGCGGCGCAGGCCCCGGACCTGAAGACCGCGTTGGAGAGCGCAGCCAAGGCCGGGCTGACGCATCTCAACCTGGACGGCACGCTGATCTACACCGACCGAATCTCCACCTCCGGGCCCAACGGCGCCGACCTGTACTGGTCGGGCAAGCACAAGCACCACGGCGGCAACGTTCAAGTCGTCTCCACGCCGGACGGCTGGCCGATCTGGGTGTCGGCGGTCCGGCCGGGCCGGGAGCACGACATGACCTGCGCCCGCACCCACGGCCTGCTGGAGGACCTGTCGCTCACCGCGACCGAGACCGGCCTGATCACGCTCACCGACCTGGGCTACGAGGGGGCCAGGGAGGTGTTCAGGATGCCGTTCAAGAAGCCTAAGGACGGCGAACTCACCGAGGCTCAGCGCGCTTTCAACCAGCTCATACGGGGCATCCATGGGATCGGCGAACGGGCAAACACCCTGCTCAAGACCACGTTCAAAGCCTTGCGGCGAGTCAGCCTCGACCCGAGCCGGATCACCCAAATCGCCGCCGCAGCCCTCGTCCTGCTCCAGCTGGAGCACGGACGGATCGTGTAA
- a CDS encoding response regulator, with protein MIRVLLADDEAMIRAGVRAILAADPGIEVVAEAGDGREAVALALSHRPDVVLLDIRMPRMDGLAALAELRRVAPASSVVMLTTFGEDDYIARALSEGAGGFLLKSGDPRELLAGIHAVAEGAAYLSPRVAHRVIAELTGRRMTRAAAAREQVAALTPRERDVLALVGAGLSNGQIARRLYLVEGTVKAHVSAILARLGARNRVQAAILAYEAGLPDSVEPPDGGGE; from the coding sequence GTGATCCGGGTGCTGCTGGCCGACGACGAGGCCATGATCCGGGCCGGGGTGCGGGCGATCCTGGCCGCCGACCCCGGGATCGAGGTGGTCGCGGAGGCGGGCGACGGGCGGGAGGCGGTCGCCCTGGCGTTGAGCCACCGTCCCGACGTCGTCCTGCTCGACATCCGGATGCCCCGGATGGACGGGCTCGCGGCCCTGGCCGAGCTACGCCGGGTCGCGCCCGCGAGCTCCGTCGTGATGCTGACCACCTTCGGCGAGGACGACTACATCGCCCGGGCGCTGAGCGAGGGCGCGGGAGGGTTCCTGCTCAAGTCCGGTGATCCGCGTGAGCTGCTGGCCGGGATCCACGCCGTCGCCGAGGGCGCCGCCTACCTGTCGCCGCGCGTCGCGCACCGCGTCATCGCCGAGCTCACGGGCCGCCGGATGACCCGCGCGGCAGCCGCCCGCGAGCAGGTGGCCGCGCTCACACCCCGGGAGCGCGACGTGCTGGCGCTGGTCGGGGCCGGGCTGTCCAACGGGCAGATCGCCCGCCGCCTGTATCTGGTGGAGGGCACCGTCAAGGCCCACGTGAGCGCGATCCTCGCCCGGCTCGGGGCGCGCAACCGGGTCCAGGCCGCGATCCTCGCCTACGAGGCGGGTCTGCCCGACTCGGTCGAGCCGCCGGACGGCGGAGGTGAGTGA